The genomic DNA GACGGGTGGAACACGAAATGCTAGACCTTATTAACGCATTTTTTTCTGAAGAAGATGCAGAAGAGTTCAAGGTGAAAAAGATAAGTGAAAGCGTGTGGGTTGCTCATGGTCCCGAGGGCATCTTTTATATCAAGCGGAGGACGGAGTTGAAGTTGGAAGAGAAGCTCACCTCCTATCTTCATCAGCGGTCCGTCCGGGTGGAGATGCCTCATCCCGCAAGACATGGGGGAAACATGTTCTGGGCGGATGGATGCGGGTACGCCTTATACGCATGCATTCCCGGAATCCGACCGGGATGGGAAGTTCCGATCATGTCAGCTGTCGGAAACACGTTGGCCAAGCTTCATTCAAGTTTCATGCACTTTCCGTTCAAAGGAGTCAAAACGTGGGATATCTCCCTTCATACGTGGGAGTGGATCCTTCAATCCGGCCATTCACCTGTTGCCAGGTGGGCGCGGACCGTTGTGAAGCAATTTTGCAGTTTGGACCTTGAACGAGGAAAGCAGCTGGTGCACGGTGATGTTCACCCCGGGAATCTCCTAGTCGATGAAGAAGGGGATGTTGGCATCATCGACTTTCAGCGGCTTCGTGTCGCCAACCGCATGGCTGACATTGCTTATTTCTGCGCACACCTCATCATTCACAACGGTATATCATGGCCGTTGATCACCGCATTCTTAAAGGGGTACGGTGCTGAGTCAACATTCAGGGAAGGAGACGGTGCACGATTCATGCATCATCTTACCATGTTCATCGTTCAATATACCTTTTATCTACGTAAGGAACCCTTCGCTGCATTTTCCCAGCTCATAGAGGTATCCGAAGCGGTTGAAGATCTGATGTCCCCTTCAAGTAATGCTTGAAAACCATAAGATACTATGGCAAAGTAGGAATGAAAGATAACGCCCGATATCGTGATTATTGTAGGGGGACCGGTGTGGCCGGTTGAGAGTGCATCCATCAGATGCTGACCCTTTGAACCTGAACTGGCTCATACCAGCGTAGGAAACAGATCGTAGACAGAATTCTTGTTTAATGATGCGTCCTAGGCCCATGAGCCTCGGGCGTTTTTTTCTGTACATATTTTGTGAAGGGGCGTATGCATCTTGAGAAAATGGCTCATGGTCGTAAGTTCAATCCTTCTGCTGACTGCTTGCAGTGCAGGAGGAGCTGAAAAAGACAAGCTCAAAAAAGTATCGGTCGTCCTTGATTGGACTCCGAATACGAACCATACCGGTTTGTATGTGGCAAAAGAAAAAGGATATTTTGAAAAGCAAGGACTGGATGTCGACATCATCATGCCAGGAGAGGCTGGTGCTGACCAACTGGTGGCATCGGGAAAGGCGGACTTTGGTGTAGGGTATCAGGAAGGTGTCACACAGGCAAGGGTACAGGATGTACCGATCGTCTCGATTGCTGCCATCATCCAGCATAATACATCCGGATTCGCAGCTCCGAAGGACAAAGGGATCACCAAGCCTGAAGATTTCGAAGGCAAGACCTACGGTGGATGGGGTTCTCCCGTAGAGGAAGCCGTCATGGGCTCGATCATGAAACAGGAAGGAGCCGACGTGAAGAAGGTCAACTTCGTGAATATGGGGGACACAGACTTCTTTACGGCTGTAAAAAGGGATATCGACTTTGCCTGGATCTTTTATGGCTGGACGGGAATCGAAGCCGAACTCCGGGGGGAAGAACTTGATATGATGTATGTCAAAGATTACTCGGATAAGCTTGATTACTATACTCCTGTCCTCACGACGAACGAATCCCACATAAAGGATGATCCTGACACGGTCAAAGCATTCCTGAAGGCAGCAACGGAAGGATATGAGTACAGCATCGAACATCCGGATGAAGCAGGCAAGATCCTTCTGAAAGAAGCACCCGACCTTGATGAAGAGCTCGTCATGAAAAGCCAAGAATGGCTTGCGGCGAAGTACAAAGACGATGCGGAGAGATGGGGAGAGCAGAAAGCGGAAGTATGGAAGAACTACGCTGATTGGATGTTCGATAATGGACTTCTGGAAAAGAAACTTGATAGTCAAAAAGCCTACACAAATGAATTTTTACCTGGAGAGTGAGTATAAATGGCAAATGCATTGGTCAGTATTCAAATCATCCCGAAAACAAAGAATGGTGAAGATGTCATCCCTTATGTGGACGACGCGATCGCAGTCATAGAAGAATCAGGAGTGAACTATGAAGTGAATCCTTTAGAAACGACAATGGAAGGTGAACTCAGCGAGTTGTTCAAGATCGTGGAGCGCATGAATGAGAAGATGATCACGAGGGGAAGCGTGAATGTCATCTCTCAGATCAAGGTTCTCTATCAGCCTCAAGGCATCGAGATGACGGATCTTACCGGTAAATACCGTTCATGATGAACGGAATAAGGAAGGGATGGCGGCCGGTTTCGGCCCTCATCCTTTTATTCATCTTCTGGCAGGTGGCGGTGACGGTGTTCACCATCCCCCAATGGTTGCTGCCATCCCCTATGAAGGTTGTTTCCGAAGGCTTGGCCTCCTGGGACTCCTTCCGTATCCATCTTACTTCGACAGTCGGGCTCTCCGTTTCCGGGTTCTTGATCGGATGTGCGGCGGGTATCGCTGTGGCTGTCACACTGCATCTTCTTCCAGGGGTGAGGGAGGCAGTCTATCCGCTGATGATCTTATCGCAAAACGTCCCCATCATCGTCCTTGCACCTCTACTGGTCATATGGTTCGGTTTTGGCCTGCTGCCTAAATTCCTGGTAATCACGCTTGTGTGCTTCTTTCCGATAGCGGTTTCCACCATGGACGGGTTCAGACAGACGCGACGCCAATATATTCACTATATGAAAATGGCGGGTGCCGCCAAGGGGCAGATCTTCAGGAAGGTGGAATGGCCACATGCCCTTCCATCCATCTTTTCAGGTCTGAAGATTGCGGCTACATACAGCGTCATGGGAGCCGTTATTTCTGAGTGGCTTGGTTCTCAGAAAGGAATTGGCGTCTATATGACGCTTGCTTCCTCGGCATTCAGGACCGATCGTGTATTCGTGGCGATCTTCGCCATCATGATCTTGAGCTTGTTGTTTTTCAGCATCATCGTCCTGCTGGAACAATGGTGTGTGAAAGGGAAGAAGGAGGAATTGAAATGAGCGAGCTTCACATCACGTCATTATCGAAACACTTCGATCACCAACCTGTCCTACAAAATTTATCCCTTCAGGTTGAAGAAGGGGAGTTCGTCTCTATCCTTGGCCCTTCAGGAAGCGGAAAAACTACGCTCTTCCATTTGATCGGTGGGATGATGGAGCCGGAAGAAGGCTCCATTGTTCTCAACGGGGAGAAGATCAACGGTAAGAGTGGCTTCATCAGCTATATGCCGCAGGATCACGCGTTATTACCTTGGAGAACGGTTCTCGGAAATGTGATCCTGGGTCAAGAGATTCATGGGAGGAAGGACGAGGCACGGGCAAAAGAGTGGATCGCGCGCGCCGGCCTCTCGGGTTATGAGGCGGCGTATCCCGATGAACTATCCGGTGGGATGAAGCAAAGGGTCGCGTTCATCCGGGCCCTGATGAGTCCACAATCCCTGCTGTGCCTTGATGAGCCGTTCTCCAGTCTGGATGAGTTCACAAGGCTTGATATGCAAAAATGGCTCTTGGATATCTGGGATGAGGATAAAAGATCAGTTCTCTTCATCACCCATAACATTGACGAAGCCCTTTTCCTATCAGACCGGATTATTGTTTTATCAGGTAAACCGTCAAGCGTACAGAAGGAATTCCGGGTACCCTATCTACGCCCAAGGGATGAACAAATTATTTTAAGCGCGGAATTCCTCGAGTACAAAAAAGAAATCTTCCGGGAGTTGACGAAGTATGTTCAACATGATTGATGCACACATCCACTGGGATGCATATTCTCCCGGGCAACGCACGGGAATCCTTGATTCTCTCGATACACATGGGATTAGAGGGATGATTGCCGTGTCGATGAACTTGAAGTCGAGCCGTGAGACACTGGAACTCTCCGTGATGGACAGCCGGGTGAAAGCGGCAGCCGGGTTTCATCCGGAACAGGAACTGCCTTCCGAGGAAGAAATGGATGAATTATTCACCTTCCTCGATCAGCATGCCAGCTCACTGGTGGCCGTGGGGGAGGTGGGCCTTCCTTATTACAGGATGCAGGATGACGCCAATCTTGAGCTCAAACCTTATGAAGAATTACTGGAGAGGTTCATTGTGAAAGCGAAGTCCCTTAAAAAACCCATTGTGCTCCACTGCATCTACGAGCATGCCGGTATTGCTTGCGATCTGTTGGAACATCATTCTGTCGAGAAGGCGCACTTCCACTGGTTCAAAGGGGACGAAGCAATCCTTGAGAGGGTGCTGTCCAATGGATATAAAGTATCGGTAACACCGGATGTGATGTATGAAGATGAAATACAAAAGATCGTGCAAAAAGCTCCGCTTGATGCCATCATGGTGGAAACCGACGGTCCCTGGCCGTTTGAAGGGCCATTTAAAGGGCAGATGACCCACCCCGGTATGATGGGTCGAACCATCAAGTGCATCGCTTCAATCAAAAATATGGACGAAAGCGAAGCTGCCGAGAAGATTTTCACCCAAACAAAACGATTTTACGGGCTCTCCATTTGAATGGAGAGCTTTTTTGGCATAAGCAGGTATTACCAACATATTTGATCCCGGGTAGGAAAAAATGAAAAGGAATACAAAGGAAATGGGTGAACCCTATGGAAATCAACAATCAGGATTCCGTCTATCAGGCGGGGGATGTTGTCTATGTGATCTACCGCAATCCCCATACTCAAAGCGTGGCCAATGTCCAGGCTGCAGCAGTGGTGAATGATCCGGACCATCCCGAAGAACTTGCACTGTTCATGTACGAAACTTATTATCCTTTGACGAATGAAGTTGCAGTTTACGCATCGGAAGCAGATGCTGAAGCGGCCTACACACAATCATTCGGTCAGATGTAGGAGGACAAGATGCTGAAACCATTCATGCCCCAGCTGGTCTACTTTGAACCGGGCGCTCTAGAGTACCCCCTCGGGAAACAGCTTAAAGAGAAATTTGAGAAATTGAACGTGGAAATCCGCTACACCACTTCCCACAACCAAGTGCGGAATTTGCCGGGGGATAACCACTTCCAAAAATACAGGATTGCAAAATCCACCTTGGTAGTCGGGGTAAGGAAGACCCTGAAGTTCGACACCTCGAAACCTTCCGCAGAATATGCGATCCCATTTGCCACAGGGTGTATGGGGCACTGCCATTATTGCTATCTTCAAACGACGATGGGGAGCAAACCATATATCAGGACCTATGTGAATGTGGATGAGATCTTTGACGCGGCTGATCAATATATCAAGGAGCGCACGCCTGAATTCACCCGGTTCGAGGCGGCCTGTACGTCGGATATTGTGGGGATTGACCATATTACGCATACATTGAAACGCGCAATCGAGCACTTCGGAAAATCAGACCATGGCAAGCTGAGATTCGTGACGAAATTCCACCATGTCGATCATCTTCTGGATGCGAACCATAATGGGAAGACACGCTTCAGATTCAGCATCAACGCTGATTATGTGATCAAGAATTTTGAACCCGGGACATCGCGATTGGATCAACGGATCGAGGCTGCAGCGAAAGTGGCAGAAGCAGGGTACCCGCTTGGCTTCATTGTAGCACCCATCTATCTTCACGAAGGATGGGAAGAAGGGTACAAAACCATGTTTGAACATCTGGAAGCCACTTTGCCTTCATCGGCCAAAAAAGATCTCACGTTTGAGTTCATCCAGCATCGATTTACAAAGCCGGCCAAACGGGTGATCGAGAAAAACTACCCGATGACGAAACTTGAACTCAATGAAGAAGAACGTCGGTATAAGTGGGGGAAATATGGCATAGGAAAGTATATTTATCAGAAAGACGAAGAACAGGATATCAAAGATCATCTATACGGTTATATGGAAAAGGCTTTTCCTCAAGCAAAACTGGAATACTTCACATAAAAAAATGACTGCCATGATGATCATGGCAGTCAATTCATTCCGATGGAAGGGAGAAGGGATTCAAGATCCCTGACCTTCATGGCGATCTCGTCACAAATCTCTTGGAAAAAAACCCACTCTTCCAAATCGGAGGTGGAACGTTTCTCCGGGTTGGGGAGATTCCAGTGGATGACTTTTTTCTCCCATTCTTCCGGGAACTTGATGGCATCGTCCATTTCTTCATCATAAATCGTGATGATGAGGGAGGCACCGGCGAGTTCGTCAATCTGAATGGGGTCCCTTTTAAGGGTGTCTATATCAATGTTATATTCCTTCATGGCAAGGGTACTAAAGCTTTTTTTGTGGTGTTTTCTCATTAATCCAGCACTTTTAAAGGCCCAGCCGGACATGTCAAGCCTTCCAGCCCAACCTTCAGCGATGGAACTTCGATCCTGGCCAGGTGAAAGAAAGTAAACGGTATTTTTCATTCTAATGTTCCTTTCTCGAATCATCATGCTGTTACTTATTATCTACCCCGATATGCTCGTTTTAATCATGATATGTATTAGTATTTATTGTGAATTCGTTTCAGCAACCACTTCTGGACCGGTTTCATACCGGTCTTCTCCTGATTCTAGTAAATTAGTAGAGTTTCTTCCATTGAGTAAGAAAATCCTAGATTAAAAAAACGGTTTCATATAAAATTGTATAGGGTAAAGATTACGAATTATCTTTATATATTTTTTTAGGGAGGTACCATATGAAACTGAACCTGACAACAAAGATTATCTTGGCCCTGATTTTGGGTGCCATAGTAGGGTTGCTGCTCAATTTATTTGCTAAGGACTGGTTCGACGTCCTTGACCCATATCTATTGACTCCACTGGGACAAATCTTCCTAAACTTAATCAGCATGCTTGTCGTACCCATCGTATTCCTCTCCATCGTCCTTGGGACAGCCGGATTGGGAGATCCGAAGAAGCTTGGGAGGATCGGAGTCAAGACTGTATCATTCTTTTTGATCACTACATGCATTGCTATCGTGATCGGTCTTCTAATGGCCTATGCGATAGACCCGGGAATGGTCGAGGGTATCGATAAATCACAGGCAGAGGGGTATAAGACAGAAGAGGCTCCACCTGTAGGCGAGACTCTATTGAATATTATTCCGAAGAACCCGATTGCCTCCATGAGCGAAGGGAATATGCTGCAGATCATCGCATTCGCCATCTTCGTCGGTCTCGGCCTGACCGCTCTTGGTGATAAGACAAAGGGAATCTTGAAGCTGTTTGAACAAGGGAATGACCTGATGATGTATCTCGTGGGGATTGTCATGAAGTTTGCCCCGTATGGAACATTCGGCTTGCTCGCTTCCGCTATCGGAAGCCAAGGGTTGAGCGCACTGAAAGCAATGTGGTTGTATTTCTTGGTCGTCCTTCTCGCTCTCATCGTACACGGAGTGGTGACCTATGGTTCAGCCGTAGGCTTCCTCGCGAAGAAGAATCCCCTGTGGTTCTTCAAGAACTTCAGCCCTGCGATGAGTGTGGCTTTCGGAACATCCAGCAGTAACGCCACGCTGCCTGTTTCCATGGAAGTAGCTCAAGAGAAGCTGAAGGTATCCAAAACGGTCAGTTCTTTTGTACAGCCATTAGGTGCCACGATTAATATGGACGGGACCGCCATCATGCAAGGGGTGGCGACAGTGTTCATCGCACAGGTTTATGGAATTGATCTTTCCATGGAGCAGTTGATTACCGTTGTCCTCACCGCCGTTCTTGCGAGTATCGGTACGGCAGGGGTTCCTGGCGTCGGGCTCATCATGCTTGCCATGGTGTTGAACAGTGTCAGCCTTCCTGTAGAAGGAATTGGCTTGATTCTTGGGATTGACCGACTCCTTGACATGGCGAGGACGGCAATCAACATTTCTGGTGATGCTGCATGTGCCTTATACGTTTCAGAGTCTGAGAAGAAGCGCACCATCAAAGAACAGCGAGGCGAATCTGCCAGATCATAATAGGTACCAAACTGAAAAATCCGGACCATGTCCGGATTTTTTGTTTTTTTAAGAAAATACAGAAAATGTGTTTAACACTGGTTGAAAGAGGTTAAGAAAAAAGTACTATGACCAAGGGAGCCAGTCATGTTCTTATTTGTCTAATACTCTTCGGGAATCATCCTTCTATCCCCCCTCATTTTGTCATGATTTTAAATAAATTTAAATAATTCGACATGAATATTTATCGGATAATCAAAAAAAACCCTTTCGTTTTACGCGTTTTTTGCGCATAATTATACAAAAAATGAATTACGTACGCCCTGTGAAATTTTCATTATTCCAGAAATGTGTTAAGATTTATCTTGTGTCTTCGGGAGAGGAGATTATTGCAGAGGAGATTTATGATTGCATACGTGATTCAAAATATTGAATAAGGAGGAAGCGTGATGGCAGACAGCTTAACAATGGCAACCTGGCTTTGGCTTTTGATACCGATGCCTCTATTGATTATTTTTTCAATTATCACTTTATTAACCGAAAAGACAAAGGAGTAGATTATGGACATTAATATCGAAACATTGACAGCGATCATCATTTACCTTGTAGGGATGCTGATCATCGGGTATTTAGCAGCAAAATTAACTAGTGATCTATCAGATTATGTTTTAGGTGGAAGACGCTTGACCGCAGGAGTGGCAGCACTCAGCGCAGGTTCATCCGATATGAGTGGATGGCTCATGCTCGGGTTGCCTGGAGCGGTTTATGCTTCCGGGATGGGCTCGATCTGGCTGGCAATTGGGCTAGCCGTTGGTGCATATCTCAACTGGCAGTTCGTGGCAAAACCATTCAGGGTCTACACGGAGGTAGCGAACGATTCCATCACGGTCCCGGATTACTTCGAAAATCGTTTCCGCGATCACAGCAAAGTACTTCGAGTTTTTTCTGCAATAATCATCCTCATTTTCTTCACATTCTACACATCTTCAAGTCTGGTAGGTGGAGCCATCCTCCTAGAGCAATCTTTCGGGATGAACTACCAGCTGGCACTATGGGTCGGGGCGGGTGTCATCCTCTCCTACACATTCTTTGGTGGATTCCTGGCGGCAAGCTGGACGGATTTCATTCAAGGTATCCTGATGTTCCTTGCTCTCATCATCATTCCGGTCGTAGCCATTAACGAACTTGGTGGCTGGAGTGAAACAGTCAGCAGGGTTGGAAGCATCGATCCATCCCATCTCAACGTCTATACGGGAGCAACCTTTGCATCCGTCGTATCGCTCCTTGCGTGGGGGCTCGGGTATTTCGGTCAGCCTCATATCATCGTTCGATTCATGGGGATCAAATCGACTAGGGAGATACCTAAGGCAAGATTGATCGGGATGACGTGGATGGTTGTTTCCCTCTTCGGGGCCATCTTTATTGGATTCACTGGTTTTGCATACTTTGCAGATAATCCACTGAGTAATCCGGAAACTGTGTTCATCTCATTTTCACAAATCTTATTCAACCCTTGGGTTGCCGGTTTCTTACTTGCGGCGATTCTCTCAGCAATCATGAGTACAGTGGATTCTCAGCTGCTCGTATCTTCAAGTGCGCTTGCACAGGATTTTTATAAAGCCATTTTTAGGAAAGAAGCAAGCAAGAAAGAAGAGATGCTTGTTGGAAGAATTTCGGTCTTGGTCATTGCCGTTATTGCGATTTTCCTAGGGTATAATCCGAATAGTTCTGTTTTGCAGCTCGTCAGCTATGCATGGGCAGGATTCGGGGCTGCATTCGGTCCTCTGATCATCTTCAGTCTTTTCTGGAAGCGAATGACGCGTAATGGCGCCCTTGCAGGAATGCTAGTCGGTGCTGTAACGGTCATCCTTTGGGCCATCCCCGAAGATGGCTTCCTAGGAATCTATGAGCTTCTCCCAGGTTTCATTTTCTCCTCATTGGCGATTATCATCGTCAGCTTGACAGGAAAGGGACCGGACAAAGAAGTCGTAGAAGAATTCGAATTAGTACAGACAAAATTGAAGCAATAGAATCAAACAAAGGAGACCTGTCACCTGACAGGTCTCCTTTGCTATTTCTTTATTTCGTCAAAACGTGCCAATGCACGCTGTCTCGCTGCTTTATGATCGACCATCGGTTCCGGATAGTCCTTCCCGAGCGTGATCCCCGCATTTTTTAATGTGGCAGCGGGTGCCTTGGAAGGCTCTTGGATATACTTGTCAGGTAATTCGCTGATTTCAGGTACCCACATCCGGATGTAGTCACCATCACTATCAAATTTTTCTCCTTGCAGGGTCGGGTTGAAAACCCTGAAATATGGAGAAGAGTCCAGTCCCGATCCGGCAACCCACTGCCAACCCATTGAATTATTAGCAAGATCTGCATCGATCAGCGTATCCATGAACCAATCAGCGCCTTTTTGCCATGGAATGAGCAGGTGCTTGGTCAGGAAGGAGGCTGCGACCATCCTGACTCTGTTATGCATAAAACCGGTTGCCCACAATTCCCTCATCCCGGCATCGATGATGGGATATCCGGTGAGACCCTTTGTCCATCTCTCGAATGCTTCCTGGTCCGACTCCCATCTGAACGATTTGAATCGGGAGTCAAGCGGTGTCGACGTGGAGTCGGGGAAGTGGAGGAGGACGGAATAAGAGAATTCCCTCCAGACCAACTGCCTGATGAACGGCTCGGGTGATACGGAATGTTTGAGAAGGGAGTGGTACATACTCCTGACGGAAATAACACCAAGGGATAGGTACGGAGAAAGAGTGGAATGAGATCCGTTTGCAGGATAATCCCGCCTGTCGGTATAGTTCGGGAGCCTGTTCTTCGTAAATGAGCGGAACCTCCTGATCGCGGCAGCTTCTCCCGGATCCCAGATGGATTCCATCACATGATACCAAGGGATTTCAGGGAGAAGGCCCAATTCTTCCAATGAAGCACCTGTATCTATGTCCGTCACGTTCAATTCTTTTACCTTCGGTAGCGGTTTAGGGATGCTGTTCGTTCGAAACGACTTATAGAATGAAGTGAACACTTTATAAGGGGTGTCATCTTCCTTTTTGACCGTCCAAGGAGGGAGCATCAAGGTTCCTTCAAATGTTTTCACTTCTATTCCTTCAGCATCGAGCTTCTTGGCAAGCTCGAGATCCCGTTCATAGATCCCTGGCTCATACACCCGGTTCCAGTAAACGGCATCGGCTTTCCA from Rossellomorea marisflavi includes the following:
- the putP gene encoding sodium/proline symporter PutP, giving the protein MDINIETLTAIIIYLVGMLIIGYLAAKLTSDLSDYVLGGRRLTAGVAALSAGSSDMSGWLMLGLPGAVYASGMGSIWLAIGLAVGAYLNWQFVAKPFRVYTEVANDSITVPDYFENRFRDHSKVLRVFSAIIILIFFTFYTSSSLVGGAILLEQSFGMNYQLALWVGAGVILSYTFFGGFLAASWTDFIQGILMFLALIIIPVVAINELGGWSETVSRVGSIDPSHLNVYTGATFASVVSLLAWGLGYFGQPHIIVRFMGIKSTREIPKARLIGMTWMVVSLFGAIFIGFTGFAYFADNPLSNPETVFISFSQILFNPWVAGFLLAAILSAIMSTVDSQLLVSSSALAQDFYKAIFRKEASKKEEMLVGRISVLVIAVIAIFLGYNPNSSVLQLVSYAWAGFGAAFGPLIIFSLFWKRMTRNGALAGMLVGAVTVILWAIPEDGFLGIYELLPGFIFSSLAIIIVSLTGKGPDKEVVEEFELVQTKLKQ
- a CDS encoding ABC transporter permease; translated protein: MMNGIRKGWRPVSALILLFIFWQVAVTVFTIPQWLLPSPMKVVSEGLASWDSFRIHLTSTVGLSVSGFLIGCAAGIAVAVTLHLLPGVREAVYPLMILSQNVPIIVLAPLLVIWFGFGLLPKFLVITLVCFFPIAVSTMDGFRQTRRQYIHYMKMAGAAKGQIFRKVEWPHALPSIFSGLKIAATYSVMGAVISEWLGSQKGIGVYMTLASSAFRTDRVFVAIFAIMILSLLFFSIIVLLEQWCVKGKKEELK
- the splB gene encoding spore photoproduct lyase, coding for MLKPFMPQLVYFEPGALEYPLGKQLKEKFEKLNVEIRYTTSHNQVRNLPGDNHFQKYRIAKSTLVVGVRKTLKFDTSKPSAEYAIPFATGCMGHCHYCYLQTTMGSKPYIRTYVNVDEIFDAADQYIKERTPEFTRFEAACTSDIVGIDHITHTLKRAIEHFGKSDHGKLRFVTKFHHVDHLLDANHNGKTRFRFSINADYVIKNFEPGTSRLDQRIEAAAKVAEAGYPLGFIVAPIYLHEGWEEGYKTMFEHLEATLPSSAKKDLTFEFIQHRFTKPAKRVIEKNYPMTKLELNEEERRYKWGKYGIGKYIYQKDEEQDIKDHLYGYMEKAFPQAKLEYFT
- a CDS encoding thiamine-binding protein, which gives rise to MANALVSIQIIPKTKNGEDVIPYVDDAIAVIEESGVNYEVNPLETTMEGELSELFKIVERMNEKMITRGSVNVISQIKVLYQPQGIEMTDLTGKYRS
- a CDS encoding TatD family hydrolase, encoding MFNMIDAHIHWDAYSPGQRTGILDSLDTHGIRGMIAVSMNLKSSRETLELSVMDSRVKAAAGFHPEQELPSEEEMDELFTFLDQHASSLVAVGEVGLPYYRMQDDANLELKPYEELLERFIVKAKSLKKPIVLHCIYEHAGIACDLLEHHSVEKAHFHWFKGDEAILERVLSNGYKVSVTPDVMYEDEIQKIVQKAPLDAIMVETDGPWPFEGPFKGQMTHPGMMGRTIKCIASIKNMDESEAAEKIFTQTKRFYGLSI
- a CDS encoding cryptochrome/photolyase family protein: MNKRIIVLFRDDLRIHDHPALHEAATAGTVLPLYILDNDRPFGGAKQWWLHRNLEALESAISEIGGRMWYDKGDMEKTIFRWIKEWKADAVYWNRVYEPGIYERDLELAKKLDAEGIEVKTFEGTLMLPPWTVKKEDDTPYKVFTSFYKSFRTNSIPKPLPKVKELNVTDIDTGASLEELGLLPEIPWYHVMESIWDPGEAAAIRRFRSFTKNRLPNYTDRRDYPANGSHSTLSPYLSLGVISVRSMYHSLLKHSVSPEPFIRQLVWREFSYSVLLHFPDSTSTPLDSRFKSFRWESDQEAFERWTKGLTGYPIIDAGMRELWATGFMHNRVRMVAASFLTKHLLIPWQKGADWFMDTLIDADLANNSMGWQWVAGSGLDSSPYFRVFNPTLQGEKFDSDGDYIRMWVPEISELPDKYIQEPSKAPAATLKNAGITLGKDYPEPMVDHKAARQRALARFDEIKK
- a CDS encoding transcriptional regulator SplA domain-containing protein, with the protein product MEINNQDSVYQAGDVVYVIYRNPHTQSVANVQAAAVVNDPDHPEELALFMYETYYPLTNEVAVYASEADAEAAYTQSFGQM
- a CDS encoding ABC transporter ATP-binding protein is translated as MSELHITSLSKHFDHQPVLQNLSLQVEEGEFVSILGPSGSGKTTLFHLIGGMMEPEEGSIVLNGEKINGKSGFISYMPQDHALLPWRTVLGNVILGQEIHGRKDEARAKEWIARAGLSGYEAAYPDELSGGMKQRVAFIRALMSPQSLLCLDEPFSSLDEFTRLDMQKWLLDIWDEDKRSVLFITHNIDEALFLSDRIIVLSGKPSSVQKEFRVPYLRPRDEQIILSAEFLEYKKEIFRELTKYVQHD
- a CDS encoding ABC transporter substrate-binding protein, giving the protein MRKWLMVVSSILLLTACSAGGAEKDKLKKVSVVLDWTPNTNHTGLYVAKEKGYFEKQGLDVDIIMPGEAGADQLVASGKADFGVGYQEGVTQARVQDVPIVSIAAIIQHNTSGFAAPKDKGITKPEDFEGKTYGGWGSPVEEAVMGSIMKQEGADVKKVNFVNMGDTDFFTAVKRDIDFAWIFYGWTGIEAELRGEELDMMYVKDYSDKLDYYTPVLTTNESHIKDDPDTVKAFLKAATEGYEYSIEHPDEAGKILLKEAPDLDEELVMKSQEWLAAKYKDDAERWGEQKAEVWKNYADWMFDNGLLEKKLDSQKAYTNEFLPGE
- a CDS encoding dicarboxylate/amino acid:cation symporter: MKLNLTTKIILALILGAIVGLLLNLFAKDWFDVLDPYLLTPLGQIFLNLISMLVVPIVFLSIVLGTAGLGDPKKLGRIGVKTVSFFLITTCIAIVIGLLMAYAIDPGMVEGIDKSQAEGYKTEEAPPVGETLLNIIPKNPIASMSEGNMLQIIAFAIFVGLGLTALGDKTKGILKLFEQGNDLMMYLVGIVMKFAPYGTFGLLASAIGSQGLSALKAMWLYFLVVLLALIVHGVVTYGSAVGFLAKKNPLWFFKNFSPAMSVAFGTSSSNATLPVSMEVAQEKLKVSKTVSSFVQPLGATINMDGTAIMQGVATVFIAQVYGIDLSMEQLITVVLTAVLASIGTAGVPGVGLIMLAMVLNSVSLPVEGIGLILGIDRLLDMARTAINISGDAACALYVSESEKKRTIKEQRGESARS
- a CDS encoding phosphotransferase enzyme family protein produces the protein MLDLINAFFSEEDAEEFKVKKISESVWVAHGPEGIFYIKRRTELKLEEKLTSYLHQRSVRVEMPHPARHGGNMFWADGCGYALYACIPGIRPGWEVPIMSAVGNTLAKLHSSFMHFPFKGVKTWDISLHTWEWILQSGHSPVARWARTVVKQFCSLDLERGKQLVHGDVHPGNLLVDEEGDVGIIDFQRLRVANRMADIAYFCAHLIIHNGISWPLITAFLKGYGAESTFREGDGARFMHHLTMFIVQYTFYLRKEPFAAFSQLIEVSEAVEDLMSPSSNA